The genomic DNA ttcaataagacaaaaatacccttaaaatttgaaaaaaaaaattaaattttagtatttttgttttttttttagtaagggtaatttcgtcattttgttaaaattggggttacattgtcattgttttagtagtttgaggggtaaattgtcattggggtaGTAGCTTGAGGGGATTAAGTAGATTTtactctctctatatatatatatatatatatatatatataattacaattTGTTCCAATTGTAGGTTGTTTTCTACAAGGATCTTACGTgtattttctttacttttcatGGTTTAGACATGAATCATGTTAAGGGCAAAGCCCATAGCCATAATGTTTATTGACAAGATCCTTTTGAATTATCTAGAGATCAAATTGGTGTTATAACACGACAGCATGCTATCAAAATTGCTGGGATTTTACCCATTTTTTTCCTCGTAATGAATTGATTATTTGCAACATGATAGCACccaatcaattttatttgaattgttgaACAAATTTGTGTACATATATAGGGTAAATTATCTATTTAGTCAACCGGCAGTTTGTATTTGTACCAAATTGATCTTTGGAATACGAAAAAAGTATCTTAAAGATTTATAGGATAAATTATCTATTTAAAATGGTTCTTATGGTCAGCTATTTGATAGAAACCGTTCAATGCATATATAAATTCATGTCACAACTAATTGTTAATTGAAACGTAAGATAGTTGATACTTGTGTATGTTGTAAAATCTATAAATACGccgaaatattaaataaaaattggcgCCAATAAGATAGAAAATGTGAATATTAAATAGAATTCATGTTCCAATTCAATAGAGATTATATTACATTATTCAATATTATTGAGAGGAGTCATTGTTCTCCAATAGGATTTGTGGGTGATTCCTAGTGAAAATCAATTGATTGAGGAACTTGGCTTGATTCATTATTCAATTAGCTGTGCTGGTTTGCTTAATCAGCCCATAAAGAGGTAacccttaaaatattttttttttaaaaaaaaaaaaagtcaaaaaaatacgAGTAAAGGTCAAAGTAtccttaaaaaatttgttggtaGACATTCCAATTTGACAACGATTGCATTTAAGTAAAATGAGAACAATGGAGAGGATTAAATACGTATCATCTATGTTGTCacgttatttaaattttgtaaataatGTGGTACCATATACACACCGTTCGATGCTATAAAACCTAATCTTCACCAAGAAACGATTCCTCTGCGTTTCAAGTCTGATTCCTCAATGAGCTTGATGACAAGTTGCATGCGAAGAGGCAAATTCTATCCTAAGAATCTTTAAGATGCTTTGATACTCACAATAATCAATTTGGTTCAACTACAAACCCCATAAATTGAATGCCAAGTGTTGCATATTGTAGTAATTATGTGTtaagaaatacaaatttaacacataattactcaaaattactaaaaatttcAGTAACAAGACATACAGATTCACAATTTCCTTTTCACAAAATTTCCCAAACCAAGAAATACAACTTAAAACTTCATCATATGTGCAATCCCAACCCAAAGCAACTAATCCACCTACTCAGATCAAAAGAGACATGAGTGCTCCAGCTCCAAAAAAAACATGcttggaataaaataaaaaaacactataTTTTAGTTTACAATGTGGCTGCTGGTAAAATTCctcaagaaaatgagaaaaaactGGATGACAAACATCAATCATATCTCCAACCCCAAATCATATCGCAATGAATCACAGTACATGCTCAATAGATCATACTCAATATATCTAGACTGTTAACTCCTTCTAAATCTGACAACAGTTCCTTTAAGTCAAAATTACACTCCAAGCTGTATTCCACACCTAAGTGTGACTCTTGCATATGATTTGAGCTCCCATGCAAGTCAGCTGCTGACTCCTGAAACTGGAGTGGAATATAATCCTCAAAGCAATCAGGTTTCTCATTCAAATTGTGGGTTACAAAATTCTcacaattttcttgatttaaCTTTGTTTCCTCTTTTGGTTTATCGGACACACAAACCTCAAAACAGTCTTGTTTTTCCTTCAGTTCCTCAACAATCTCAGTGTTATTAGATGCTTTAACCTGATTTGATGAGGTTTTAGATGTATCAAAAGGCATTGAATCCACAACATGCTCAGGGAAGTTAACCCGGGCCAAAGGACCATATATAGCCCTCGCAGCTTTATCATAAGCATGAGCTGCTTCAACATCAGTGCCAAAAGTACCAAGCCAAAGCCGACTCCTATTTTTTGCTAGTGCACAAAACCGATTAAGCGGTTGCCGAATTTCGGCAACCCAGTTGCCCCAAGTCCTTTGTCTCACACCTCTATATTTACAATTCATGTTCTCAGGGCCGCCTTTTCCTCGCATACACCCCTTTTTCGAGCCCTTGGCTGGAACCTTACGCACCACTTTTCCATCTTTTTCGGAATCAACTTCATCATTCAATTTCTTCCACTTTGCTAGAGTCTCTGCTACTGAATCACTTTCACTTCGTCTCTTTCGTGATTTTCTTTGCCTGCAATCACACACCAATGCAACATGTTTAGTCCCTCTCAAATCtaattgacaaacacaatgAAACACATTactaaatcaaaattcttgTCATGCAATAACACCTGTGATCATCTAACACCTGTGATATGATCTCCTTCTATAATTCCAAATCTTTGTTTGTTGGACTTCTTTTctaaattatatcaataatttAGAACCCTAAACCTCCCAAAACAACACTAGAGTTATAATTAGCTTCTATATTTACTTTAATTCCTCCTCAAGTCACAGGCTTTTATAGCTGTAAAAGACGAATTAAACAAATGATGCAAATAGAACTCctattactttcttttttttttggaattgtagAACTCCCATATATATGACTAAACTAAGTGAACTACTCCTACTAAAAGAGATAACAAGCTACCTCTTTGTTTATACTAACGTAGAACTAgaattcaaatttataaaagaagTCCAAGAAAGAAAGATTTGGAATTATCTATGGAAACCCACATGAAAAAAACAAGTCAAAAACACATGCACCGACATAATCAAACATAAGAAAACAGACAACTAAGATGATCAACAGAGAAAAATATTCAAGAAACAGAGGAATAGACTTATCTACGAAAACCCATACGAAAAATATTCAAGAAACAGAGGAAAGAAGCAAAAGGCTCATCAAAAAGACGCCTAACGTcgaaaaaaaccctaaaagaagAACCCACCCTTCAGCCATCTCGTACTCCGGGCGCGTTCAACTTGGAATTGAAGgctgatttgtttttttttttcctctgtgtgtttctctgtttttggCAAAGTTGTATTGCAGACTTGCGGTGCAAGAAAGAAGTTGTTCGAAGAAATAAGCTTACGGAGATGCTTATATATACTTATTTATTAGGCGAACTCTTTATACGGTGTTGATATTCCGCTTAAAAGACGGAAAACAAGCGTTTTCCTCTCCAAGCCCGTAATTGTCAAcggccttgtttgggaagcaagttttttcaactcaaactcaaattttttttaaatttggcaattttttaaactcaactcaactcaaaaattttcgacttgactcaaaaattttcaacccaattactaaaaattaggaTAAAATCTATTTAACCTACTCAAATTACCacttcaatgacaatctaccctcaaaactatcaattgtaacaatttaccttccaaactaccaaaacaatactAATGTACCCTCAATACTAGCAAagtgacaaaattacccctatataattttcaataagacaaaaatacccttaaattttgaaaaaaaaaaaaaaatttagtatttttgtttttattttagtaagggtaagtttgtcattttgttaaaaataggggtacattgtcattgttttggtagtttaaggggtaaattgtcgcaattaatagtttatgGGTAGATTGTTAttagagtggtagtttgaaggggttaaatggattttacccaaaaaattataaataaagatttaaaaaaaaataaaaatatttatgatgGCCAAAACACCCCAGGTGATAGCTAGACCACTCCTAAAAATCTGAGGGTGATTGATCCACCCTAGGGATGGATCAGCCTCCCCCAAAGTACGAAGCTAATGGAGGTTGCCgagccacccccacccccatcTAATTTGGCTGTGGTGAACTACCCCCAAATAGCTGCTAGGGGTGGATGAGCCACCCCCATTAACTTCGGGGGAGGCTTAACCACCCCCAAGAAGTTTTTCCAAAATCATTGTTGGCCACCCTCATCAGTTtcgggggtggc from Corylus avellana chromosome ca6, CavTom2PMs-1.0 includes the following:
- the LOC132185415 gene encoding dehydration-responsive element-binding protein 2A-like; protein product: MAEGQRKSRKRRSESDSVAETLAKWKKLNDEVDSEKDGKVVRKVPAKGSKKGCMRGKGGPENMNCKYRGVRQRTWGNWVAEIRQPLNRFCALAKNRSRLWLGTFGTDVEAAHAYDKAARAIYGPLARVNFPEHVVDSMPFDTSKTSSNQVKASNNTEIVEELKEKQDCFEVCVSDKPKEETKLNQENCENFVTHNLNEKPDCFEDYIPLQFQESAADLHGSSNHMQESHLGVEYSLECNFDLKELLSDLEGVNSLDILSMIY